One stretch of Zingiber officinale cultivar Zhangliang chromosome 6B, Zo_v1.1, whole genome shotgun sequence DNA includes these proteins:
- the LOC121988506 gene encoding ras-related protein Rab7-like: MASRRRMLLKVIILGDSGVGKTSLMNQYVNKKFSNQYKATIGADFLTKEVQIDDRLFTLQIWDTAGQERFQSLGVAFYRGADCCVLVYDVNVTKSFENLNNWREEFLIQASPSDPENFPFIVLGNKIDIDGGNSRVVSEKKAKAWCASKGNIPYFETSAKEGFNVETAFQCIARNALKNEPEEDIYLPDTIDVAGRATQQRSSGCEC, encoded by the exons ATGGCCTCCCGGCGGCGTATGCTTCTCAAAGTTATCATCCTCGGGGACAGCGG GGTTGGGAAGACATCTCTGATGAACCA ATATGTGAATAAAAAGTTCAGTAACCAGTACAAAGCGACCATTGGAGCAGATTTTTTGACCAAGGAAGTCCAGATCGATGACAGATTGTTCACCTTACAG ATATGGGATACAGCAGGACAGGAAAGGTTTCAGAGCCTTGGTGTGGCTTTCTACCGTGGAGCTGATTGTTGTGTCCTCGTCTATGATGTTAATGTTACGAAATCATTTGAAAACTTGAACAATTGGCGCGAGGAATTTCTGATTCAG GCTAGTCCATCAGATCCTGAGAACTTCCCTTTCATAGTGTTGGGTAACAAGATTGATATCGATGGTGGCAACAGCCGAGTA GTCTCAGAGAAGAAAGCCAAAGCCTGGTGTGCATCAAAGGGCAACATTCCCTATTTTGAGACATCAGCTAAAGAAGGATTCAATGTGGAAACGGCTTTTCAGTGTATCGCCAGGAATGCCCTAAAGAATGAACCAGAGGAAGATAT ATATCTTCCTGATACGATTGATGTGGCGGGACGTGCAACGCAGCAGAGGTCATCTGGTTGTGAGTGCTAG